The Chaetodon auriga isolate fChaAug3 chromosome 3, fChaAug3.hap1, whole genome shotgun sequence genome has a window encoding:
- the dspb gene encoding desmoplakin-B isoform X2 produces MSLYGSQKALNMGRRVGSRGDLTQSYARSEVLHGGGNGYDPYMDGYTYTYSKSSGGGMMSGMGGGMMSGGMMSGMSGGTMTVMSGGMGGGMSGSNLSAIHQRAMMLQAQCQEYLKKSEYALQSGSAPGDAERYMMKAKETIEQLKSCAMDLRQLGQPNDNVVRTLEMCKDQLKGVHMAMSGTINRRRSNRGSSGAWEESGRSFQDAMGWIAQHKRLIETAAWGDDPAAIEQQLASHQKFHTSIQRSAEMDRARDDLIKKGDKGNLHALDQEWDSLQKMSFGRMQQLQELQQIIQEISREIMWVNDREEEELMFDWGDKNINQYIPRKQESYSKLMSALEDKEKDLNKLKARVDTVLKNNHPAADKIEAYKDTLQTQWSWLLQITKCIDVHLKENAAYSQFFKEANETYSTLQKEHETVRKKFTCDKNTSLEDLMELLRGLEKEKEKIMENKRQVQHLVNSSKNIVRLKPRNPEEKSSSPVIVKALCDFKQDQKVICKGDEAILKDNSQRSKWHVTGPGGLDMWVPSVCLIVPPPNPLSISLANKNEQYYEAILTIWNQLYINVKSLLAWQYCLLDIKRINSLTITMLAKMRPEEYRQIIKSLESHFEEFKVSCHGSQMFAEEDKRTIENQFSGAQAHYDQLVVQLPAYIAHQEQIEAQQVAEHQHQQQLIIIQQQQAAAEEEARRLEEERRRAELRKLSEKKVEAKKEHVVKRDVVKVTKTEPVKRKVLVSSSRSLSELHALRLRLESTEGTLSQHVHICLGDDGLYDCGLKITQLETVQCDIDSIREEYLRLRERILKELEGMNDSDKAEFLRSEIGVINQRLSNLENSSSAYLQRLRALRDMLESVARAEDIVKVHEARLTEKETTSLLPSEVEEYMLTLKNIKAELDQKRDVLASMEAELGKASHWNGQVGGPFHRCDMMLSKYTEQVGLLSDRWRRIHAQIDTRLQDLQLYQPQLQHYKQTSTSLFDWIDATRKKQQALQTTKIDNIQALKDVIDDQKALNSEIKSKREIVERVLKDNEACVNSIKDYETDLASYTSGLETLLNIPIKRTMLRSPSMDLNQEATQLQTRYMELLTLSGDYYKFLGELLKNMEELKIRNTRIDLLEEELRLLREDIEDHNTKNKCLEDSVARYQLELSQSKDQLLSMEEVKQSTALQCSATKESLDSTQSQLADLSDQVTRLNYLLEEEKRKRRLAEERYTQQQEEYDSVLRKRQKELETVSWSKMEVEKSVTSKEHEIEQLRRQLAEEAARVKELQKEISKTTAMMQSIQSQYSEIVMERDALLLKLQLSEKDKDRIQRLEEELSHIKLSLESELRNRQHLLEDSERVKRDLGYWKDQCDSKQGLIRQCDTDKERLEREKNSLKSEIERLMRELKELEESYKSRLAAMQKELREMTIVRQTMETELRRLREPPTLDGSTVIFDGVRKPVTANQLLECGVLDQPTFSQLVKGHKTIPEVSVDKKISLKGTGPIAGVIIEGPKGPGSITGPLCKMTFTEAKKENLLPPDSVDLLLDAQAATGHIIDPRTNHKLTVEEACNQGVVDEEDRQRLLAAEAAAVGYRGPGTSNPLSAFQAMKKGLIDKNTTLRLLQAQESVGGVLDPILSVFLPRETAIARNLINDDICHALNQRPELYLDPETEEGITYTSMKRRCKVEPHTGLLLLPIPEKVDPSRLVFDGVRKPVTAHQLLECGVLDKPTFKDLEKGKKTVPEVSVDKNVNLKGTGPIAGIVAGSQGKMSLSEAKKQMLLSEDTADLLLDAQAATGHIIDPKTNEKLTVEEACARGVVDIRDREKLLAAEAAAVGYKDRSAAKPLSVFEAMKKGIIDENTGLRLLQAQESVGGILDPNLSVFLPKDTAIKRNLLDENLRQLLNRSPKCFLDPETDNDASYGALKKRCKTEPHTGLLLLPVSEKLDPSKLIFDGVRKQVTAQQLLDCGVLDKATFNQLMKGEKTVPEVSIDKKVFLKGIGSIAGVAAGPLGKMSLSEAKKQMLMHPHSADLLLDAQAATGHIIDPTNNQKLTVEEACARGVVDITDRDRLLAAEAAAVGYRDPSTAKPLSVFEAMKKGLIDRRTGLRLLQAQESAGGILDPNLSVFLPKDTAIKRSLLDENLCHALNNRPEYYLDPDTESDASYGALKKRCKTESHTGLILLPIIERKDPSKLMFDGVRKPVSAQQLFECGVLDKPTFNQLVKGEKTIPEVSLEKTVYLKGTGPIAGVVAGQQGKMSLSEAKKQMLLSEDTADLLLDAQAATGHIVDPKTNEKLTVEEACARGVVDIRDREKLLAAEAAAVGYKDRSAAKPLSVFEAMKKGIIDENTGLRLLQAQESVGGILDPNLSVFLPKDIAIKRNLLDENLRQLLNRSPKCFLDPETDNDASYGALKKRCKTEPHTGLLLLPVSEKLDPSKLIFDGVRKQVTAQQLLDCGVLDKATFNQLMKGEKTVPEVSVDKKVFLKGTGSIAGVAAGPLGKMSLSEAKNQMLMHPHSADLLLDAQAATGHIIDPTNNQKLTVEEACARGVVDITDRDRLLAAEAATVGYWDPSTAKPLSVFEAMKKGIIDRNTGLRLLQAQDSVGGILDPNLSVFLPKDIAIKRSLLDEELCQALKRGPASYLDPETESGVSYGVLKKRCKTESRTGLQILPISEKVDPSKLLFDGVRKTVTAQELLDCGVLDKSTFNQLIKGQKTVPDVFVDKKVFLKGTGSIAGVAAGPLGKMSFTEAKKHKIMSSDSAELLLDAQAATGHIIDPRTNQKLTVKEACVRGVVDKEDESKLFAAEAAAIGYRDPHTAKLLSAGQAMKKGLINKDTALRLLQAQQSVGGILDPALSVFLPKDIAMERDLIDKDLYQALNQYPECYLDPDTQQATTYVSLKKKCKADPSTGLLLLPEPKKPLTVQGLRDQVSVIDLVDANLLKRSDMDQLREGRLTSQDIEDRLCSYLRGSTCIAGVYDEASDKIMPIYQAMKDGLLQPRTALELLEAQAASGFIVDPVNNLYLTVGDAYNKRLFGPEFKDNLLSAERAVTGYKLPGTDKIISLFQAIERGLVEKGHGVRLLQAQIASGGIIDPEHSHRIDVDVAYKRGYFDDKMNKILTDQSVDSMGFFDPNTEENLTYLELKKRCITDKKTGIVLLPIMDKQKQESTLKNTLRKRRVVIVDPDTNKEMTVREAYDKGYIDYNTFLELSEQECEWEEITITAPDGTTKFVIVDRKTGRQYDITELLEKQVINQSDLDQYRSRTITLTQFADIITNKTRHGSLSSSTSRPSAASHTSSVASSSLSTTSASSGMPIVTSSSSTLTTSEASVPSSVISSSSSVLSRPLSPTLAKMTTTKTTTVTERNTTVSSTSRDSPDCLRNISSVSITLASPVETVGEQEPVGAIFDTETVEKISITEALNRGLVDSITAQRLLEAQACTGGIINPTNGHRFGIQEASRLGIINDDMVPKLKPAQKAYIGFEDVKNRKKMSVAEAMKEMWLPYEAGQRFMEFQFVTGGLYDPEMGCRRTIEHALKMGWLDVRTAEKLQDTSHYTKNLTCPKSKLKISYKEALDNCLVEEGTGVKMLQASSVSSQGISSPYNVSSAPGSTTGSRSGSRRSSRRSSVDLGSPSSSSTSRYSQSSFITFSSISNK; encoded by the exons ATGAGTTTGTACGGCTCTCAGAAGGCCCTGAACATGGGCCGCAGGGTCGGATCCAGAGGTGACTTGACTCAAAGTTACGCACGGAGCGAGGTCTTGCACGGAGGCGGTAATGGATACGACCCCTACATGGACGGATACACCTACACCTACTCAAAGTCCTCTGGAGGCGGCATGATGAGTGGCATGGGAGGCGGCATGATGTCAGGCGGTATGATGAGCGGAATGTCAGGCGGCACGATGACCGTAATGTCAGGCGGTATGGGAGGCGGAATGAG tGGCTCCAACCTCAGTGCCATCCACCAGAGGGCCATGATGCTGCAAGCCCAGTGCCAGGAGTACCTGAAGAAATCCGAATATGCCCTTCAGTCT GGCAGTGCCCCAGGTGATGCAGAGCGCTACATGATGAAGGCAAAGGAGACCAtagagcagctgaagagctgcGCAATGGACCTGAGACAACTGGGACAGCCCAATGACAACGTAGTCAGGAC CTTGGAGATGTGTAAAGACCAGCTGAAGGGGGTCCACATGGCCATGTCAGGCACCataaacaggaggaggagcaacAGAGGGAGCTCCGGAGCCTGGGAGGAGTCTGGAAGGAGCTTCCAAGATGCTATGGGCTGGATTGCACAGCACaag CGTCTGATTGAAACAGCTGCCTGGGGAGACGATCCTGCAGCCATTGAGCAGCAGCTCGCCAGCCACCAGAAGTTTCACACCTCCATCCAGAGGAGCGCCGAGATGGACCGAGCCAGAGACGACCTG ATTAAGAAAGGAGACAAAGGAAATCTTCATGCTCTGGACCAAGAATGGGACAGTTTACAG AAAATGTCGTTTGGTCGGATGCAACAGCTTCAAGAGCTCCAGCAGATCATTCAGGAAATATCCAGAGAGATCATGTGGGTGAacgacagggaggaggaggagctgatgtTTGACTGGGGAGACAAGAACATCAACCAGTACATCCCACGGAAGCAGGAGAGCTACTCG AAACTGATGAGCGCcctggaggacaaagagaaggaCCTGAATAAACTGAAAGCCAGAGTGGATACCGTCCTGAAGAACAACCATCCAGCTGCAGACAAGATCGAG GCTTACAAGGATACTCTGCAGACTCAGTGGAGTTGGCTCCTTCAAATTACCAAGTGTATTGATGTTCATTTGAAGGAGAATGCCGCTTACAGTCAG TTCTTCAAGGAGGCCAATGAGACGTACAGCACCCTGCAGAAGGAACATGAGACGGTCCGTAAGAAGTTCACCTGTGACAAGAACACTTCACTGGAAGACCTAATGGAGCTCCTCAGGGGACTGGAG aaagagaaggagaagattATGGAAAACAAGAGGCAGGTTCAACATCTGGTCAACAGCTCCAAGAACATTGTGAGACTGAAACCCAGAAACCCTgaagagaagagcagcagcccTGTCATCGTCAAAGCCCTGTGCGACTTCAAACAAGACCAG AAAGTGATCTGTAAGGGTGATGAGGCGATCCTAAAGGACAACAGTCAGCGCAGTAAGTGGCACGTTACAGGCCCGGGAGGGCTGGATATGTGGGTGCCCTCTGTGTGCCTGATTGTACCACCTCCCAATCCACTCAGCATCAGTCTGGCCAACAA GAATGAGCAGTACTATGAGGCCATCCTCACAATCTGGAATCAGCTGTATATCAATGTGAAGAGTCTCCTCGCCTGGCAGTACTGTCTCCTGGATATCAAACGCATCAACTCCCTGACCATCACCATG ctggcAAAGATGCGTCCTGAGGAATACCGTCAAATTATCAAGAGCCTGGAGAGTCACTTTGAGGAGTTTAAAGTGAGCTGCCATGGCTCCCAGATGTTTGCTGAGGAGGACAAGAGGACCATTGAGAACCAGTTCAGTGGAGCCCAGGCCCACTATGACCAGCTGGTGGTGCAGCTGCCTGCTTACA TTGCACATCAAGAACAAATAGAAGCACAGCAAGTAGCTGAGCATcaacaccaacagcagctgattataatacagcagcaacaagctgCTGCCGAAGAGGAGGCCAGGAGGCTGGAAGAAGAAAGACGAAGAGCTGAACTGAGAAAATTGTCAGAGAAGAAAGTTGAAGCGAAGAAAGAGCACGTGGTTAAGAGAGATGTAGTAAAAGTGACCAAGACGGAGCCGGTGAAGAGGAAAGTGCTGGTGTCCTCCTCCCGCAGTTTATCTGAGCTGCACGCCCTCAGACTGAGGCTGGAGAGCACTGAAGGCACGCTGAGTCAGCACGTTCACATCTGCCTCGGAGACGATGGGCTGTATGACTGTGGCCTCAAGATCACTCAGTTGGAG ACAGTGCAGTGTGACATTGACTCGATACGTGAGGAGTACTTACGCCTGAGGGAGCGCATTTTGAAGGAGCTGGAGGGCATGAATGATTCAGATAAAGCTGAGTTCCTCCGCAGCGAGATTGGAGTCATCAATCAAAGACTGAGCAATCTGGAGAACAGCTCATCTGCTTACCTGCAGCG gcTGCGGGCTCTAAGGGACATGTTGGAGAGTGTGGCACGAGCTGAAGACATAGTGAAAGTTCATGAGGCAAGattgacagagaaagagaccaCCTCTCTGTTGCCTAGTGAAGTGGAAGAATATATGTTGACCCTGAAG AATATTAAAGCAGAGCTGGATCAGAAGAGGGATGTTCTGGCCTCCATGGAGGCAGAGTTGGGCAAAGCAAGCCACTGGAATGGCCAGGTGGGCGGGCCCTTCCACAGGTGTGACATGATGCTGTCCAAATACACTGAGCAGGTTGGCCTGCTGTCAGACCGCTGGAGACGAATCCATGCACAGATTGACACCAG ACTCCAGGATTTGCAGTTGTATCAGCCTCAGCTACAGCACTACAAACAAACCAGCACTTCCCTTTTTGACTGGATCGATGCCACACggaaaaaacaacaagctcTGCAGACCACCAAGATAGACAACATCCAAGCCCTGAAAGACGTTATTGACGACCAGAAG GCCCTGAACtcagaaatcaaatcaaagaggGAGATAGTAGAGCGTGTGCTGAAGGACAATGAGGCCTGTGTGAATTCTATCAAG GACTATGAAACAGACCTCGCCTCTTACACCTCTGGTTTAGAGACTTTGCTCAACATCCCCATCAAGAGGACAATGTTGAGGTCTCCATCTATGGATCTTAATCAGGAG GCTACACAACTGCAAACCCGTTACATGGAGTTGCTTACCCTGTCTGGTGACTACTACAAATTCCTGGGAGAGCTGCTAAAAAACATGGAAGAGCTCAAG ATTCGTAACACCAGGATTGACCTGTTAGAGGAGGAACTCCGGCTGTTGAGGGAGGACATCGAAGACCACAACACCAAGAACAAATGTCTGGAAGATTCTGTTGCCCGCTACCAGCTGGAGTTGTCCCAGTCGAAGGACCAGCTGCTATcgatggaggaggtgaagcaaAGCACTGCGCTGCAGTGCAGTGCCACCAAGGAGAGCCTTGACAGCACTCAGAGTCAGCTGGCAGACCTCAGCGATCAGGTGACACGTCTGAACTACTTGcttgaggaagaaaagaggaagaggaggctggCAGAGGAGCGCTATactcagcagcaggaggagtaTGACTCAGTGCTGAGGAAGAGGCAGAAGGAGCTGGAAACGGTCAGCTGGTcaaagatggaggtggagaagagtgTGACAAGTAAGGAGCATGAGATTGAACAACTGCGGCGGCAGTTGGCTGAGGAGGCAGCAAGGGTCAAGGAGCTACAGAAGGAAATATCAAAG aCAACAGCCATGATGCAATCCATTCAGTCCCAGTACAGTGAGAttgtgatggagagagatgCTCTGTTGCTGAAACTGCAATtgtcagaaaaagacaaagatcgCATTCAAAGGCTAGAGGAGGAACTCAGTCACATTAAACTGTCCCTAGAGTCTGAGCTTCGCAATAGGCAACATCTACTGGAGGACAGTGAGAGGGTAAAGAGGGATTTAGGTTACTGGAAGGACCAATGTGATAGTAAGCAGGGCCTGATCAGGCAATGTGACACAGACAAGGAACGTCTGGAGAGGGAAAAGAACTCTTTGAAAAGTGAGATAGAGAGGCTGATGAGGGAACTTAAGGAGCTTGAGGAGTCATATAAAAGTAGGCTGGCAGCCATGCAAAAAGAACTACGAGAGATGACCATTGTCAGACAAACCATGGAAACTGAGCTGAGGAGACTTAGAGAGCCCCCAACATTGGATGGCTCCACTGTGATTTTTGATGGAGTCCGCAAACCAGTCACAGCAAATCAGCTGCTTGAGTGTGGTGTTTTGGACCAACCAACATTCAGTCAGCTAGTGAAGGGACATAAGACTATCCCTGAAGTTTCTGTTGACAAAAAAATCAGTCTAAAAGGGACAGGCCCAATAGCTGGGGTCATAATTGAAGGTCCAAAGGGTCCAGGATCTATTACTGGACCCTTATGCAAAATGACTTTCACCGAAGCCAAGAAAGAGAATCTCCTGCCACCAGATAGCGTTGATCTACTACTGGATGCTCAGGCTGCCACAGGCCACATAATTGACCCCAGGACTAATCACAAGTTGACAGTTGAGGAGGCATGTAATCAAGGTGTGGTTGATGAAGAGGACAGGCAGAGGTTGCTAGcagcagaagctgcagcagtaggaTATCGTGGTCCTGGCACAAGCAACCCCCTTTCGGCATTTCAGGCAATGAAGAAAGGACTGATTGACAAGAACACAACACTGCGTCTGCTACAAGCCCAGGAGTCTGTAGGGGGTGTCCTAGATCCCATACTCAGTGTGTTCCTTCCCAGAGAAACAGCCATTGCGCGGAATTTAATTAATGATGACATATGTCATGCTCTGAATCAGAGGCCTGAGCTGTACCTGGACCCAGAAACTGAGGAGGGTATAACCTACACATCAATGAAGAGGAGATGTAAGGTAGAGCCACACACAGGCCTTCTGCTTCTTCCTATCCCTGAAAAAGTAGACCCTTCCAGACTTGTCTTTGATGGTGTCCGCAAGCCAGTAACAGCACACCAATTGCTTGAATGTGGTGTGCTGGACAAGCCAACATTTAAAGATCTAGAAAAGGGGAAGAAAACTGTCCCAGAAGTGTCTGTAGACAAAAATGTTAATCTGAAAGGGACTGGGCCCATTGCTGGGATTGTAGCTGGGAGTCAAGGCAAAATGTCCTTGTCAGAAGCGAAGAaacagatgctgctgtctgaagaTACTGCAGATTTGCTCCTGGATGCCCAGGCTGCCACTGGCCACATCATTGACCCTAAAACCAATGAGAAGCTGACAGTAGAGGAGGCATGTGCCAGAGGGGTGGTGGACATTAGGGATCGAGAGAAATTGTTGgcagcagaggctgctgctgtgggttaCAAGGATCGTAGTGCAGCCAAGCCTCTCTCAGTGTTTGAGGCCATGAAGAAAGGCATTATTGATGAAAACACTGGGCTACGTCTGCTGCAGGCTCAGGAGTCTGTGGGAGGCATTCTAGATCCCAacctcagtgtgtttctccCCAAAGACACAGCTATCAAGCGGAACCTTTTGGATGAAAACCTCCGTCAGCTTCTAAACCGAAGTCCCAAGTGTTTCCTTGACCCAGAAACAGATAATGATGCCAGTTATGGGGCACTGAAGAAAAGATGCAAGACAGAGCCTCATACAGGTCTGCTGCTTTTGCCAGTCTCTGAGAAGCTAGACCCTTCTAAACTGATCTTTGATGGTGTTCGTAAGCAAGTGACAGCACAACAGTTGCTTGATTGTGGGGTCCTGGACAAAGCAACATTTAATCAACTaatgaagggagagaaaacTGTCCCAGAGGTGTCTATAGATAAGAAGGTTTTTCTAAAGGGGATAGGATCAATTGCTGGTGTGGCAGCTGGACCTTTAGGGAAAATGTCTTTATCAGAGGCCAAGAAACAGATGCTAATGCACCCACATAGTGCAGATTTGCTCCTGGATGCCCAGGCTGCCACAGGCCACATCATTGACCCCACAAACAATCAAAAGCTGACCGTAGAGGAAGCGTGTGCCAGAGGAGTGGTGGATATTACTGATCGAGATAGGCTCTTAGcagcagaagctgctgctgtgggctACCGGGATCCTAGCACAGCTAAACCTCTCTCAGTATTTGAGGCAATGAAGAAGGGATTAATTGATCGGAGGACTGGGCTACGCCTGCTGCAGGCCCAGGAGTCTGCAGGGGGCATTCTGGATCCCAacctcagtgtgtttcttcctAAAGACACCGCTATAAAACGCAGCCTTTTGGATGAAAACCTCTGTCATGCTCTAAACAACAGGCCTGAGTATTACCTTGACCCAGACACTGAGAGTGATGCCAGCTATGGAGCTTTAAAGAAAAGATGCAAGACAGAGTCTCACACAGGACTGATACTTCTGCCAATCATTGAGAGGAAAGACCCTTCCAAACTGATGTTTGATGGTGTTCGCAAGCCAGtctcagcacagcagctgtttgaatgtGGGGTCCTCGACAAGCCAACATTTAACCAGCTAGTGAAAGGGGAGAAAACTATCCCAGAAGTATCTCTAGAAAAGACGGTCTATCTGAAGGGGACCGGACCCATTGCTGGGGTGGTGGCTGGACAGCAAGGAAAAATGTCCTTGTCAGAAGCGAAGAaacagatgctgctgtctgaagaTACTGCAGATTTGCTCCTGGATGCCCAGGCTGCCACTGGCCACATTGTTGACCCTAAAACCAATGAGAAGCTGACAGTAGAGGAGGCATGTGCCAGAGGGGTGGTGGACATTAGGGATCGAGAGAAATTATTGgcagcagaggctgctgctgtgggttaCAAGGATCGTAGTGCAGCCAAGCCTCTCTCAGTGTTTGAGGCAATGAAGAAAGGCATTATTGATGAGAACACTGGGCTACGTCTGCTGCAGGCTCAGGAGTCTGTGGGAGGCATTCTAGATCCCAacctcagtgtgtttctccCCAAAGATATAGCTATCAAGCGGAACCTTTTGGATGAAAACCTCCGTCAACTTCTAAACCGAAGTCCCAAGTGTTTCCTTGACCCAGAAACAGATAATGATGCCAGTTATGGGGCACTGAAGAAAAGATGCAAGACAGAGCCTCATACAGGTCTGCTGCTTTTGCCAGTCTCTGAGAAGCTAGACCCTTCTAAACTGATCTTTGATGGTGTTCGTAAGCAAGTGACAGCACAACAGTTGCTTGATTGTGGGGTCCTGGACAAAGCAACATTTAATCAACTaatgaagggagagaaaacTGTCCCAGAGGTGTCTGTAGATAAGAAGGTTTTTCTAAAGGGGACAGGATCAATTGCTGGTGTGGCAGCTGGACCTTTAGGGAAAATGTCTTTATCAGAGGCCAAGAATCAGATGCTAATGCACCCACATAGTGCAGATTTGCTCCTGGATGCCCAGGCTGCCACAGGCCACATCATTGACCCCACAAACAATCAAAAGCTGACCGTAGAGGAAGCGTGTGCCAGAGGAGTGGTGGATATTACTGATCGAGATAGACTGTTAGCAGCAGAAGCTGCTACTGTGGGCTACTGGGATCCTAGCACAGCTAAGCCTCTCTCAGTATTTGAGGCAATGAAGAAGGGAATTATTGACCGCAACACTGGGCTACGTCTGCTGCAAGCTCAGGACTCTGTGGGTGGCATTCTGGATCCCAATCTCAGTGTGTTCCTACCTAAAGATATAGCTATAAAGCGCAGCCTTTTGGATGAAGAACTCTGTCAAGCTCTAAAGCGAGGTCCTGCTTCTTATCTTGACCCAGAAACTGAGAGTGGTGTCAGCTATGGAGTTTTGAAGAAAAGATGCAAGACAGAGTCCCGCACAGGCCTACAAATTCTGCCAATCTCTGAGAAGGTTGACCCCTCCAAACTACTGTTTGATGGTGTTCGTAAGACAGTCACAGCACAAGAGTTGCTTGATTGCGGGGTCCTTGACAAATCAACATTTAACCAACTAATTAAGGGGCAGAAAACTGTGCCAGATGTGTTTGTGGATAAGAAAGTCTTTCTAAAGGGGACAGGGTCAATTGCTGGTGTTGCAGCTGGACCTTTAGGGAAAATGTCCTTTACAGAGGCAAAGAAACACAAGATTATGTCTTCTGACAGTGCTGAACTGCTCCTGGATGCTCAGGCAGCCACAGGCCACATCATTGACCCCAGAACTAATCAGAAGCTGACAGTAAAAGAAGCATGTGTGAGAGGAGTAGTGGATAAGGAAGATGAATCAAAGTTGTTTGCAGCTGAGGCGGCAGCCATAGGTTATAGAGACCCACATACTGCCAAACTCCTGTCAGCTGGCCAGGCCATGAAGAAAGGATTAATCAACAAGGACACAGCTCTACGACTGCTTCAGGCCCAACAGTCCGTAGGTGGTATTTTGGACCCTGCCCTGAGTGTATTCTTACCCAAAGACATTGCCATGGAAAGGGATCTCATAGATAAGGATTTATACCAGGCCCTGAATCAGTATCCTGAGTGCTATCTGGACCCAGACACCCAACAAGCAACTACCTATGTATCTCTGAAGAAAAAATGCAAAGCAGATCCAAGCACAGGTCTTTTGCTTCTCCCTGAACCTAAAAAGCCCTTAACTGTCCAGGGGCTCAGGGACCAGGTGTCAGTCATAGATCTAGTGGATGCAAACCTGCTGAAACGATCTGATATGGACCAGCTGAGGGAGGGCAGATTGACAAGCCAGGACATTGAAGACCGCCTGTGCTCCTACCTGAGAGGTTCTACCTGCATAGCAGGAGTTTATGATGAGGCCAGTGATAAGATAATGCCCATTTATCAGGCCATGAAAGACGGACTATTGCAACCCAGAACCGCTCTGGAACTGCTTGAGGCCCAGGCTGCCTCAGGCTTTATAGTTGATCCTGTTAACAACCTTTACCTCACTGTTGGTGATGCCTACAATAAAAGACTGTTTGGGCCAGAGTTTAAGGACAACCTGCTATCGGCAGAGAGGGCTGTGACTGGTTACAAACTACCTGGAACAGACAAGATTATCTCTCTTTTTCAGGCAATAGAGAGAGGTCTAGTGGAGAAGGGTCATGGTGTCCGTCTGCTACAAGCCCAGATTGCGAGCGGTGGTATAATTGATCCAGAACACAGCCATCGTATTGACGTGGATGTAGCCTACAAGAGAGGTTACTTTGATGATAAGATGAACAAGATCTTGACTGATCAGAGTGTTGACTCTATGGGTTTCTTTGACCCTAACACAGAGGAAAACCTAACTTATCTGGAACTTAAAAAACGCTGCATCACAGATAAGAAGACTGGCATCGTCCTTTTGCCGATCATGGACAAGCAAAAGCAAGAGTCAACTCTGAAGAACACTCTGAGAAAGAGGAGAGTGGTAATTGTGGACCCAGACACTAATAAAGAGATGACAGTGCGTGAAGCATATGACAAAGGGTATATAGACTACAATACCTTCCTGGAGCTGTCTGAGCAGGAGTGTGAGTGGGAAGAGATCACAATCACTGCTCCAGATGGTACCACAAAGTTTGTTATTGTTGACAGGAAGACTGGAAGACAATATGATATTACTGAGCTGCTTGAAAAGCAAGTAATTAATCAATCAGACCTAGATCAGTACAGATCGCGTACCATCACCCTCACTCAATTTGCAGATATCATCACCAACAAGACCAGACATGggtcattatcatcatcaactTCAAGACCATCAGCAGCCTCACATACATCCTCAgtggcatcatcatcactttccACAACATCAGCATCTTCAGGTATGCCTatagtgacatcatcatcatcaactttAACAACATCAGAAGCCTCAGTTCCATCGTCAGtgatatcatcatcatcatcagtcctGTCAAGACCCTTATCACCTACCCTTGCCAAGATgaccacaacaaaaacaaccaccGTCACAGAGCGAAACACTACAGTCAGCAGTACATCTCGAGACTCGCCTGATTGCCTTAGGAATATATCCAGTGTATCTATAACTCTCGCCTCCCCTGTTGAAACAGTGGGTGAACAGGAACCTGTGGGTGCCATCTTTGACACAGAGACTGTAGAAAAGATATCTATCACAGAGGCTCTAAATCGTGGTCTGGTGGATTCCATCACTGCCCAGAGACTGCTGGAGGCCCAGGCCTGCACTGGAGGAATCATCAATCCCACAAATGGCCATAGGTTTGGCATCCAAGAGGCCTCTCGCCTAGGTATAATAAATGACGACATGGTGCCTAAGCTCAAGCCTGCCCAGAAAGCCTACATTGGCTTTGAGGATgtaaaaaacaggaagaagatgtCTGTTGCTGAAGCCATGAAGGAGATGTGGCTACCATACGAGGCAGGGCAGAGGTTCATGGAGTTCCAGTTTGTGACAGGGGGGCTTTATGACCCAGAAATGGGCTGTAGAAGAACCATAGAACATGCTTTGAAAATGGGCTGGCTGGATGTGAGAACAGCTGAGAAGCTCCAAGACACCAGCCATTACACAAAGAACTTGACCTGCCCTAAGAGCAAACTTAAGATCTCTTACAAGGAGGCTCTGGATAATTGCCTGGTGGAGGAAGGTACTGGGGTGAAAATGCTCCAGGCCTCATCTGTGTCTTCCCAAGGAATCAGCAGTCCTTACAATGTCTCCTCTGCCCCAGGATCTACCACTGGATCAAGGAGTGGCTCACGACGAAGCTCACGCAGGAGCAGTGTGGACTTAGGCTCGCCAAGCTCCTCATCAACTAGTCGGTACAGTCAATCTAGCTTCATCACGTTCTCCTCCATATCCAACAAATAA